The proteins below are encoded in one region of Scomber japonicus isolate fScoJap1 chromosome 24, fScoJap1.pri, whole genome shotgun sequence:
- the LOC128354572 gene encoding NLR family CARD domain-containing protein 3-like yields the protein MVEKYCEDAVKVTIRIFKEMNKNDLVKHLPNLPEPKVLYVTRYDKDDKELSLREVKLKVAFLHYAQKPEITQQTDSEKKTEDPPLTSDSSGPPETHLKCKRTLKTNLKKRFQKVLEGLSKEGKVPLNQIYTPLYITEGGTAEVNGEHEVRQIEAASRKPDRPETTIRQEDIFKDSSGLDEPIRTVMTKGVAGIGKTVLTQKFTLDWAEDKANQDIDFTFPFTFRELNVVKEKKYSLVELVHHFFTETKEAGICRFDKFQVVFIFDGLDECRPPLDFHNTEILTDVTESTSVDVLLTNLIRGKLLPSARLWITTRPAAANQIPSEFVVMVTEVRGFTDPQKEEYFRKRFRDEEQANTIISHIKTSRSLHIMCHIPVFCWITATVLQTMKSSKIGELPKTLTEMYLRFVVLQFKVKNVKYDGGTETDPHWSPESRKMIESLGKLAFEQLQKGNLIFYESDLTECGLDIRAASVCSGVFTQVFKKEDCGLLQVFCFVHLSLQEFLAALHVHLTFINSGVNLLEEKTSWWSKIRKVKPTRFYQSAVDEALKSPNGHLDLFLRFLLGLSLQTNQPLLQGRLTQTGSISQTNQKTGEYIKKKISENVSAERSVNLFHCLNELNDRSLVEEIQQYLRSGSLSTDKLSPAQWSALGFILLSSEKDLDVFDLKKYSASEEALLRLLPVVKASNKAL from the exons ATGGTTGAGAAATATTGTGAAGACGCTGTTAAAGTGACCATAAGGATTTTCAAGgagatgaataaaaatgatctAGTGAAGCATCTGCCCAACCTCCCAGAACCTAAAG TCCTATATGTAACACGTTATGATAAGGATGATAAGGAGCTCAGTCTTAGAGAGGTTAAGCTGAAGGTGGCGTTCCTTCACTATGCCCAAAAACCTGAAATAACCCAACAGACAGACtcagagaagaagacagaggatCCCCCACTGACCTCTGACTCAAGTGGACCTCCAG AAACTCATCTCAAATGTAAACGCACATTAAAAACCAATCTGAAGAAAAGGTTTCAGAAAGTGTTAGAAGGACTTtcaaaagaaggaaaagtccctctgaatcagatctacacaccgctctacatcacagagggagggactgcagaggttaatggtgaacatgaggtcagacagattgaagcagcatccaggaaaccagacagaccagaaacaacaatcagacaagaagacatctttaaagacTCATCTGGActagatgaaccaatcagaacagtgatgacaaagggagtggctggcattgggaaaacagtcttaacacagaagttcactctggactgggctgaagacaaagccaaccaggacatagacttcacatttccattcactttcagagagctgaatgtggtgaaagagaaaaagtacagcttggtggaacttgttcatcacttctttactgaaaccaaagaagcaggaatctgcaggtttgacaagttccaggttgtgttcatctttgacggtctggatgagtgtcgacctcctctggacttccacaacactgagatcctgactgatgttacagagtccacctcagtggatgtgctgctgacaaacctcatcagggggaaactgcttccctctgctcgcctctggataaccacacgacctgcagcagccaatcagatcccttctgagtttgttgtcatggtgacagaggtcagagggttcactgacccacagaaggaggagtacttcaggaagagattcagagatgaggagcaggccaacaccatcatctcccacatcaagacatcacgaagccttcacatcatgtgccacatcccagtcttctgctggatcactgctacagttctgcaGACCATGAAGAGCAGTAAGAttggagagctgcccaagaccctgactgagatgtacctCCGCTTCGTGGTGCTTCAGTTCAAAGTCAAGAATGTCAAGTATGACGGAGGAACTGaaacagatccacactggagtccagagagcaggaagatgattgagtctctgggaaaactggcttttgagcagctgcagaaaggcaacctgatcttctatgaatcagacctgacagagtgtggcctcgatatcagagcagcctcagtgtgctcaggagtgttcacacaggtctttaaaaaggaggactgtgggcTATTgcaggtgttctgcttcgtccatctgagccttcaggagtttctggctgctcttcatgtccatctgacattcatcaactccggagtcaatctgctggaagaaaaAACATCCTGGTGgtcaaaaataagaaaagtcaaaccaacacgtttctaccagagtgctgtggacgaggccttaaagagtccaaatggacacctggacttattcctccgcttcctcctgggtctttcactgcagaccaatcagccTCTCCTACAAGGTcggctgacacagacaggaagtatctcacagaccaatcagaaaacaggggagtacatcaagaagaagatcagtgagaatgtgtctgcagagagaagcgtcaatctgttccactgtctgaatgaactgaatgatcgttctctagtggaggagatccaacagtacctgagatcaggaagtctctccacagataaactgtctcctgctcagtggtcagctctgggcttcatcttactgtcatcagaaaaagatctggacgtgtttgacctgaagaaatactctgcttcagaggaggctcttctgaggctgctgccagtggtcaaagcctccaacaaagctctgtaa